A region of the Nocardia nova SH22a genome:
CGCGATAGCGTTCGATCGCGGCGAGGGCCTGTTCGGCGTCGAACCGCTCCAGCACCACCACGGTCCCGCCGAGGGCGTGGACCACACCGCCGAACCGCAGCGGCGCGGCGTGGTAGAGCGGGGCGGGCGAGAGATAGACGGTGTCGGTGTCGAATCCGTAGAGCGGGCCGAACACGGCGGTGTAGGTGTCGCCCGGCGCGTCGCCGACCTGCCGATCGGGCAGCGGATGCTTGATGCCCTTCGGCCGCCCCGTGGTGCCGGACGAATACAGCATGTCGGCGCCGCGCGGCTGATCGGCGAGTGGTTCGGAAGACGATGCGGCCAAAGCCTTTTCGTAGGAATCGAAACCGTCCACGGCGCCGCCGAAGGCGAGCCGGATCTCGGCGCCCGGCGTCTGTGCGGCGACGCGCCCGGCCACCTCGGCCAACTCGGCGGACACGATCAGCGCGCGGGCCCCGCAGTCGTCGACGATATAGCTGATCTCCTCCGCCGACAGGTGCCGGTTGACGGCCGTGATGTAAAGCCCGGATCGCAATGCCGCCCAATACGCCTCGTACACCTCGAGGGTATTGCCGGACAGCAGGGCGATGTGATCGCCCTTGCGGAGCCCCGCCGCGCGCAGGTGCCGGGCCAGGCGAATCGAGTTGTCCTCGAGCTCGCGATAGGTCAGCGTCCTACCGCTCCCGGCGAGGACAACCGCCGGTTTGTCGGGGAAACGATCGACATGCGCACCGGGGTACATCCTGCTCCTCCACAACACCGCCGGCGGTCCTGCCGCGATCGCCGGTCGCGAGAGACCGCCACGACCACGGCCCCGCCGGAACACTGTCCCGGCCAGCGCGACGATAGTCGAAAGTGAACGACGGTTCTCTGATAATCGGCAAAGAACATCCACTGGGCGGTCACCGCGCGCACGGGTCGGCGCCGACCCGCTCCTCCTGAGCGCGGACGCTCTCTCCGGCACGATCCGGCATGGCCGTGTCGTCGGTGAGCGGCCCGTCGGTGCCGGGCTGGTTCTCGGCTGCCGGACGTTGCGTGGGGGATCGCAGCACCGTGGCGGCGAGCAGGACCGCGACGGCGACGAGGCCAGCGCCCACGCGGAAAGCGAGCTGGTAGCCGCCGGTGAGTGCCGAACCGGTGCTCGCCCCGGCGCCGAGCAGGACATCGGTACGTGACGTGGCGAGCGTGGTCAGGACCGCGAGGCCGAAGGCACTGCCGATCTGCTGCATCGTGTTGAACAGGCCGGAGGCGGTTCCGGAGTCCTGCGGTGTGGCCGCCGACATCGCGAGCGTGGCCAGCGCCGGCATCGCGAGGCCGAAGCCGATGCCGAGCGGCAGCAGCGCGGGCAGGACGTCCACGACATAGCTCCCGTCGGCCGGTATGCGGCCGAGTACGGCGAGACCCGCCGCGATCAGCGAGAGTCCCGGCAGCAGTACGGCACGTGCGCCGAAGCGCGCGATCAGCCTGGGGGACAGGGCGAGCGACAGCGCGCCGATCGCGACGGAGACCGGGAATATGCCCAGGCCGGTGTGTATCTCGTCGAAACCGCGCACCTTCTGCAGGTACAGCACGCACAGGAATTGGAAGCTGAACATCCCGGCCACCATCAGGGCCTGGATGCCCATGGCCCCGGATACGTTGCGGGAGCGGAACATACGCAGTGGCAGCAGCGGCTGGGTGCCCTTCGCCTGGCGGGCGAGGAATCCCAGGAGCAGGGCGAGTGCCACCGCGCCGAAGCTCAGCGTGTGCGCGGAAGTCCAGCCGTGGCCGGTGGTTTCGACGATCGTGTAGACGCCGAGCATCAGGCCGGAGGTGGCCAGGACCGCGCCCGCGACATCGATCCCCCGGTCCGATCGGGCACCTCGCTCGGATGCGAGCACGCGCCCGGCCAGCAGCGCGGCCACGATGCCGATCGGGACGTTGACGACGAAGATCCAGTGCCAGCCGATGGTCTGTGTCAGGACGCCGCCCGCGAGCAGACCGAGCGAGCCCCCGGCGGACTGGACGAAGCTGTAGACGCCGATGGCCTTGGCTCGTTCTCCCGGCCGCGGGAACAGGGTCACGACCATGCCGAGGGTGACGGCGGAGGTCACCGCGCCGCCGACGCCCTGCGCGAACCGGGAGACGAGCAGCATCACCGGATCCTGGGATATACCGCACAGCAGTGACGCGGCCGTGAAAAGGCCCAGGCCGGTGATGAACACACGCTTGCGCCCGATGAGGTCACCGAGCCGCCCGGACAGGAGCAGGAGCCCGCCGAAGGGGACCAGATAGGCGTTGACGACCCAGGCCAGATTCGATGCGGAGAATCCGAGGTCCTGCTGGATGGACGGCAGCGCCACGTTCACGATCGTCCCGTCGAGGATGACCATCAACTGCCCGGCGCACAGCACGGCCAGTGCCGACCACGGTGATATCTGTGCTGACGCGTTACTTCTCCGCACGGTTTCCTCCAATAGTGCACGCTTTGTTACAGCAGTCATCATCTGTAACCATGGAGCGTGGCGGAAGGAGGCACTTTCATGTCACACAGTCACACCGATGTGTCCGAGCAGGTCAGCAACGAGGCGTGCCCGCTCACCGAGGTCATCGACCACGTCGCGGGCAAGTGGAGTATCGGAATCCTCGTCGCCGCCGCACAGCGGCCGGTCCGATTCACCGAGCTGGAACGGACCATCACGGGTATCAGCCGACGCATGCTCACGTTGAACCTGCGCAAACTGGAACGCGACGGCCTGCTCGTCCGGACCGTCTATCCCACCGTCCCGCCCAAAGTGGAATACAGCCTCACGCCGATGGCCCACGAACTGCACGCGACCCTCGCCGGTCTCGTGGGCTGGGCCGAGCGCCATCGCGCCGACATCACCGCCGCCCGCGCCGGCTACGACGCCGGTGCGGCATCGGCTTCCTGACTCCCGTGCGGGCCGGGCATGCGTTGAACGTGCCGGTCAATTCGTGGCGAACGACAGTTCGGCGAGTGAGTAGGTGAGCCAGGTCGGCCGCAGCCGATAGTCGGTGCGCGGCTTGACCGGGTGCAGGACCGGATATCTGCGCAGGATCGCGCGCACGATGTGCACGGTCTGCATCTCGGCGAGGGTGGCGCCGAGGCAGTAGTGGCGGCCGTGACCGAACACCAGGTCGGGGCGGCCGTGCCCGGCCGGGTCCAGATGCGCCGAGCGCAGCGACAGCATCACGGTGTGGCCCTTGGGAATCCGGACGCCGTTCACCTCCAGGTCGGTCAGCGGGAAGCGGCGCACCGCGTAGTTCATCGGCGCGACCTCCCGCATGATCTCGCGCACCATCCGGCCGAACTCCGCCGGTGAATCCAGGAGTTCGCGCGCCCGGGTTTCGCGGGTGCGGATCACCTCGTCCAGCACGATCGAGCACAGGGCGGTGACGATCTCGAATCCGCCGACGATCATGGCGAAGGCGAGGCCGATCAGTTCCTCGTCGGTGAGGCGGTCCTCGCCGTCGCGGGCCCGCACCCACTGGGAGAGCAGGTCGTCGGCGGGATTGTTCCGCTTGTCCTCGATCACCGAGGCGACCAGCATCAGCATGGTGGCCGTCGAGGTCCGCAGGGTGTCCTCGGGTTGCGCGTCGTCGATCACGAACATCGGCTGCGCGGCCTTGCGGAAGGCGTCGAGTTCGTCCGCGGGCAATCCCAGCAGCGTGCCGATGATCCGCGGCGGCAGTGGTTCGCACACGCCGGACATCACATCG
Encoded here:
- a CDS encoding MFS transporter → MRRSNASAQISPWSALAVLCAGQLMVILDGTIVNVALPSIQQDLGFSASNLAWVVNAYLVPFGGLLLLSGRLGDLIGRKRVFITGLGLFTAASLLCGISQDPVMLLVSRFAQGVGGAVTSAVTLGMVVTLFPRPGERAKAIGVYSFVQSAGGSLGLLAGGVLTQTIGWHWIFVVNVPIGIVAALLAGRVLASERGARSDRGIDVAGAVLATSGLMLGVYTIVETTGHGWTSAHTLSFGAVALALLLGFLARQAKGTQPLLPLRMFRSRNVSGAMGIQALMVAGMFSFQFLCVLYLQKVRGFDEIHTGLGIFPVSVAIGALSLALSPRLIARFGARAVLLPGLSLIAAGLAVLGRIPADGSYVVDVLPALLPLGIGFGLAMPALATLAMSAATPQDSGTASGLFNTMQQIGSAFGLAVLTTLATSRTDVLLGAGASTGSALTGGYQLAFRVGAGLVAVAVLLAATVLRSPTQRPAAENQPGTDGPLTDDTAMPDRAGESVRAQEERVGADPCAR
- a CDS encoding winged helix-turn-helix transcriptional regulator translates to MSHSHTDVSEQVSNEACPLTEVIDHVAGKWSIGILVAAAQRPVRFTELERTITGISRRMLTLNLRKLERDGLLVRTVYPTVPPKVEYSLTPMAHELHATLAGLVGWAERHRADITAARAGYDAGAASAS
- a CDS encoding cytochrome P450, whose product is MRDVGQCPFAAGVHEVAEIHEDLRTSAPGVHRAQLPDGSPVWLVTGWSAVTKLLADPRVSASKTASTTGFTGQNLPPALDANLLNIDGDQHRRVRRLAAESFAPAQHPAQERLIAAAVTELVDALPATGTIDVMSGVCEPLPPRIIGTLLGLPADELDAFRKAAQPMFVIDDAQPEDTLRTSTATMLMLVASVIEDKRNNPADDLLSQWVRARDGEDRLTDEELIGLAFAMIVGGFEIVTALCSIVLDEVIRTRETRARELLDSPAEFGRMVREIMREVAPMNYAVRRFPLTDLEVNGVRIPKGHTVMLSLRSAHLDPAGHGRPDLVFGHGRHYCLGATLAEMQTVHIVRAILRRYPVLHPVKPRTDYRLRPTWLTYSLAELSFATN